GGCGGAGAGACCCCCCTCCTAACTCAAGCTGAATTGAACCTGTACCATTACTTTGTTTCCGCGGTCAACGGCACTTTGGAAGCCGCAGCGTTGGCCGCACAGGAACTGGGCTTGCCCGTGTTATTTGTGGACGCCACCGAGACCGCGTACCTCCCCGACCATACAGCGTGCTCAAGCCAGCCCTACGTTCGCAGCCTCGAGCCATTGTTTGAAGCTGGTCCTGACTCAATCGCCGCACTGGTGGAACAAGGCATCCCTGGGGTAGTTGGCGAGGAACTCAACGAAGACGCCGTCGCCGAGTTCAGCGAGGAATTCTTGGCACCGAACCTCGAAGGCGAGCAGGCGCTAGCCAACGCGGTGCTGAGATGGTCTCGTAGCGACGAAGCTCTCATTGCAAACAACGCCATGAACGACAGATTCGTGCAGCGCTCCGCCGGTGTCGCCGCCGATCTGCTCAATACGTCGCAAGACTACGAAACCCTGACTCTTGGCTCTGACAGGTCGATCACCCTTGAGTCGGGCCAAGGTTGGAACGTAGAAGTATCCGGCTTCCTACCCGGTTCCCTGGTTACCGCCTCGGTGAAACCCAGTGGAAGGTTCCTTGCCTCTTCGGTTGCCGACCGGCGGGGCACGGCGAATCTGTACATGGTTTTGGGCCCCGAAGAAGCAGCGCTGGAAGAAGCAGCGATCGTGGTCAAGGGACGAGGCCGTTCAGGGGCCGCGGTTTCAGGGGCACAGCCTGTCGAGGTGCTGCCTCCGCTTCGCCCTCTTTACTCGCTTATCCTTCCAGCGTTGGCGGCTCTTCTGTTGCTCGGCTCGCTACTCCTTTGGAGGCTCTACGCGTTGAAGCGGGGACGTCGGGTTCGGATTTTTGTGACGGATTGAGTTTGAAGAGATGCGGCGTGTAGTTGTTGTTTTGGTGGTTGTGGCTGTTTTGGTTTCGGGGTTCGCGGTAGCGGTGTCCGGGACGGTGGCCGCGCAGTCGGCAGTTACGCAGCAGACTATTGCGATTCGAGACCAGTTGGTCTTCGACCAGGAGGCGCTGTTGAACGTGTACCGCTGTCGTTTCGGGGTGGACACCCAGGTGGTGCCCGGCGGGTGCGCTGGCGGGCAGCCGTCTCGGTTCCCGGCTGGGCCTGGTGTGTTTGAGGGGCACCCTGCACCGGGCGACATCGAAATTCGCGACAGGCTGATTGGCGATCAGGAGGCGCTGTTGAACGTGTACCGCTGTCGTTTCGGGGTGGACACCCAGGTGGTGCCCGGTGGCTGCGCGCAGCCCGGGCCGAGGGATAGCTCTTCGGTCGGCCCTGACGCCGGGGTAGTTCCCATCCAAGCGGTGTATCTAGTGCCGCAGGGAAAGTCGCCCGTTGTGTTTCGCGCTGAGGCGATCGCTGCCGGGGTGGTGGAGGCCCAGAGATGGTTCCGCTCCCAGACCGAGGGGAGGCATCCGCTGTTCGCCCGCGACCGGAATTCGGTATCGGTGAAGACTATTGAGTTGGATCGACCGCTCAGCCGTTTTGCGGGTACAACGGATTTAGCGGATCATGTGAGGGAAGCCCTCCGCCTTCCTGCGAGAACGCCATTGCTGATCGTGATGGAGGCAAGCTTCTATCCCGATGGAGCATCGGATTTTCTTTGTGCAAGGCACTCTGGTTCGGTGATTGTGTTCCCACTGGCCAATTGCTCGTTTTCCCCCGAGCCCGGAGACAGATGGCCAAATAGGTTCTCAAGTGTGATCGCCCATGAACTGGTCCATCTTCTGGGCGCGGCATGGCGGCAGAGGAAATGCGCCCCGAATTACTTGCCTATCGGCCATGTCGATGACGACGCTAACGACGTCATCTATGCAGGTCCTGGAGGACGGAACTGGGTAAACCCAGTTCTGGACTCCGGCAACGACGACTACTACCTGCACGGGCGCACCGACTGCTACGACATCGATAGGAATCCGCTGCTGGTCTCCGAACCAGGCGTAACACTAACCCCACTAACCCCGACTCCGACCGGGATCCCGTTTCAGGCGGTTTACGCGGTCCCGTCAGACGTCGCCTCGGTAGCCGGGAGGGAGTCGTCCATAGCCAGCGTGATCGGCGAGGTGCAGAAGTGGTACCGCTCCCAAACCGGGGGCAGGCACCCGCTGTTCGCCCGCGACGGGCCCTCTGTATCTGTGGTCACAGTGCATCTAGACCAGCCAAGAGACGCTGTCCGTGACTTTGGCCGCAAATTTCATAGTGAAATCCGCCGAATGTCCGGCCTGAATCCCCAAGCGCCACTGCTCGTAATCATCGAAAACCCGACCTCCGGCTGCGGTCATCGTTCATATGTCGTGGGAGTCACCACAGATTGCGTGGGCGCACAAGGAGAAGACGCAGTCTGGTGGATCTCAGTAGCCAGGCATCTCGCGAAAGCGCTCCGAGCGGATATCGGCTGCGGGCCGAACTCCACTGGAGTGCTCGGTTACAACGACGACAACCGCGACCTGTTTTACGATGGGCCAGAGAACTGGGATCGGGAAAACCTAGTCCTCGACGCCGGCAACGACGACTACTACATGCACGACAACGACGACTGCTATGACATCGCAGACAACCCGCTACTGGCACCCGGGTAGCACCCCGGCCTAGCGAGCATCGGTAACGCGAATCACATAATGAAATTAGCGAAAATCACATAGATAATTGTCTGCGAAATCTATAGCGAGTTGCTCGGAGCAGGGTCTATCGTTGTGCTGTGTCGCTTGTTTCGCCACGATACCCCCGGATCGTCGAGCGCGTATTGCGTGACGACCTGTTGCCAGATTTCCCCGCCATCTTGCTTGTGGGGCCGCGGGGTTGCGGCAAGTCGACCTCGGCTGCCTAGTTCGCCGATGCGACTGTCGACCTCTCGCGGCCCGGAATGGCGCGCGCCGCCAGGGAAGACCCCGACAGTGTGCTCAGCGCCGTCTCTGGCTGCTTGGTGATCGACGAGTGGGCAAGAGGCCCCCGGGATTGTCGGCACCGTCAAACGAGATGAGTTGCCCTCGTAGATTCGCTCCGGTGGTGCCGTTGGCCGCCATCGGGGACTTCCGCCACCAGCCGAGTTTTTCGGCCCGGTACCCGCCCCGGATGGTGGGCAGCGGCCGAGAACATCGTGTTTGCCGGGCCAGGCTCCTTTGATCGGGTTTGGCTGCTAGTTATTGCAAAATATTTCTGATAGAAGTAGTATTTTGATATGGGGATGATCAGCGTCCTGGAAGCTGCTGATGAACTCGGAGTCAGCGGACGTCGTGTTCATCAGATGCTCGCGGACGGTCGCCTGGCGGGTGAGCAAGTTGGCCGAAATTGGGTTCTCGACCGAAGAGCAGTCCAACAGGCGGCCCGGCGCCGGGTTCCCGCTGGAAGGCCATGGTGCCCGTCGTCGGCTTGGGACGTGCTCGCCATGGCCAGTGGCGTCGAGGTCGGTGGGTCAGCTGTTGATCGGTTCCGCGCTCGCCAACGAGCTGAGGACGGAATAGCGCCGCTCGTCGGGAAACTGGCCAGTCGTGCGGAGCGTCACCAGCTCTATGCCCACCCCTCGGTCTTAGGGGAATTGATGGAGCACCCTGGGATTGTCGCCTCCGGCGTGAGTGCTCTCGGTTCTCACAATGTAGACCTCGTCGCCGTCGACCAGGCGGAGGGCTATATCCGCAGGTCTGAGCTGGCCAGCCTGATTGATGAATACGCGCTCGACAACGCAGTCGACCGGCCAAACGTCCAGTTGAGAGTGGTGGGTGACGAATACTGGCCATTTGAGCCTGGACAGCGGTATGCCCCCCTGCCGATTGTGGCTCTAGACCTACTCGACTCCGCTGACGAGCGTTCACGACGCGCGGGCCAAGAACTCCTTAATCGGTTGTGAACATCTGGCCGACGATCGACCGAGAACCGGTTGATCTTCCGGTTTTGCCTGGGTTGGACGATCGCCTATGGCTTGCACTCGTTGAACTGACCGAGGTGATGCAAGGTGCATGGACGCTGATCGGTGGACAGATGGTTTTGCTTCATTCCCTCGAAAACGAAGCCCAAGCTCCGCGTGTTTCCGCAGACATCGACGTCTTGGTCGATGCCCGCGTCGCAGCGGGCGGAATACGCGAGTTTGTGAACGCACTCGGCTCGCTCGGGTTTGACCTCGAGGGAGCATCACCCGATGGGCTTGCCCACCGCTATGGCCGCGATGGTGTAGGCATCGATGTCTTAGCGCCCGAAGGCCTCGGCCCGCGTACCGACCTCACCACAACTCCGCCTGGTCGAACGCTCGAGGTACCTGGAGGCTCACAAGCGCTCAGCCGCACCGAGTTCGTGCCCATCCGATTCCAGCAATCGACCGGTTACGTGCCCAGACCATCCCTGCTAGGAGCAATCATCTGCAAGGCAGCGGCAGTCGATATCGACGACGTGCCCAGCGCCCAAAGGGCAGACCTGGCCCTGTTGCTGAGCTTGGTGGGAGACCCCCTCATCCTCGCAAGCAAACTGACCTCGAAGGACAAAGCTCGACTCCGCAAGAGATCCGAGATGGGCAGTCCAGAAAACCCCGCATGGCACACCCTCAACGTCCACGATGCCGACCGAGGCCGAGCCGCATACCGACTGCTTACCCGCTAACCCCCATATCGAGGCGCCTTTGGCTTATGTAGAGCGGGAATGTGCGCCGGATCGGCGCATCGGGAATCTGGATGCCCTATCCGGTAGAGAGATGGGATCAACCAGTTGACGGAGATTTCGGTCACCGTCGTATAGATGGAGCGGATCGCAGAATGCAAGTGGCAGAAGTCGCATAGGCGACTGCTTGCGAGTCGGGCCTTGGTTGTTCCTGGTGAGTGCTCTGTGAAAGACACTGCGATGGGTTGCCCTGCTACATTCGATCTCTTCAAGCCGCGAGCTGGCACCCCAGGGGGACGGAATGGATTTCGGCGTTGTCTTGCAAACTGATCCTCCGGCATGGAGGGTGGTGGAGCTGGCCAAACAGGCCGAGACGCTCGGCTTCAACTACGGCTGGACTTTCGACAGCCATGTGCTGTGGCAAGAGCCCTTTGTGATCTACAGCCAGATGCTCTCGGCCACCAACCGCATGATCGTCGGGCCGATGGTCACCAATCCCGGCACCCGCGACTGGACGGTCACCGCGTCGATGTTCGCCACCCTGAATGAGATGTTCGGCAACCGCACCGTATGCGGCATCGGACGAGGCGATTC
This genomic interval from bacterium contains the following:
- a CDS encoding excisionase family DNA-binding protein, which produces MGMISVLEAADELGVSGRRVHQMLADGRLAGEQVGRNWVLDRRAVQQAARRRVPAGRPWCPSSAWDVLAMASGVEVGGSAVDRFRARQRAEDGIAPLVGKLASRAERHQLYAHPSVLGELMEHPGIVASGVSALGSHNVDLVAVDQAEGYIRRSELASLIDEYALDNAVDRPNVQLRVVGDEYWPFEPGQRYAPLPIVALDLLDSADERSRRAGQELLNRL